A genomic segment from Bacteroidota bacterium encodes:
- a CDS encoding cold shock domain-containing protein, translated as MSKGTVKFFNESKGFGFIMEEESKKEYFVHVSGLIDQINEGDAVEFELKEGKKGLNAVDVKVI; from the coding sequence ATGAGTAAAGGAACAGTAAAATTCTTCAATGAGTCCAAAGGATTTGGATTTATTATGGAAGAAGAATCAAAAAAAGAGTACTTCGTACACGTATCAGGTTTAATTGATCAAATTAATGAAGGTGATGCAGTTGAATTTGAATTAAAAGAAGGTAAAAAAGGATTAAACGCAGTAGACGTTAAAGTTATTTAA
- a CDS encoding lipocalin family protein, with protein sequence MKNFIATGAKALILILILSGCANQKEMINKETVKTLELDKYLGTWYEIARFPHSFEKGLVGVTATYSLREDGKIKVVNKGFKNSLEGEESIAIGKAKIPDPAFPARLKVSFFWIFYADYLVMDLDENYEWALIGSKSPNYLWILSRTPQLDEKLYQELLKKLEDRGYNLDQLIKVEQKAN encoded by the coding sequence ATGAAGAATTTTATAGCAACAGGGGCAAAGGCTCTTATTTTAATTTTAATACTTTCTGGATGCGCTAATCAAAAAGAGATGATAAATAAAGAAACAGTTAAAACACTCGAATTAGATAAGTATTTGGGTACATGGTATGAAATTGCACGTTTTCCTCATTCTTTTGAAAAAGGCTTGGTAGGCGTTACAGCTACTTATTCACTTCGTGAAGATGGTAAGATCAAGGTTGTAAATAAGGGCTTTAAAAACAGCCTCGAAGGCGAGGAGAGTATTGCTATTGGGAAAGCTAAAATACCTGATCCTGCTTTTCCTGCCAGATTAAAAGTGTCTTTCTTTTGGATTTTTTATGCTGATTATCTGGTTATGGATTTGGATGAGAACTATGAATGGGCTTTAATTGGAAGCAAATCGCCTAATTATTTATGGATTTTAAGTCGAACTCCTCAGTTGGATGAGAAACTTTATCAGGAATTGCTAAAAAAACTGGAAGACAGAGGCTATAATTTAGACCAATTGATTAAAGTTGAACAAAAGGCAAACTAG
- a CDS encoding tetratricopeptide repeat protein has product MRLLLLILFSPIFLFAQSTDIDDLLEKVDELNGVEKADVLFEIGNILMDEEYDEAIINFSEAYELYEKYESKYQIHYVEAKLAYIYIKKGDFKQAEKFLKQAYPFFILMDNSTDKCALFDHMGLYYMYQYKFDLALAYFDSALTISEMFKFDEQSMTIKANSALIYLSTGKFDVALEMYYDIISLIPKDDTIGLATLYLNIGSCYHNWGFTDSALHYYEESLTINESIDNNENIAKLLNNIAVVHKQKANYEMAIEYFQKSIKVKKILGDNKGIGRSQMNIGAVFGSMGNYEKAIEIYHKSIVILNQHKEFGSLARTYNNIGNNKIELKELDSAYFYFRMSLHLRQKIQDNKGQISSLISLADLFTHEYDNIDSAYFYASKALILANETKDGYSKLLAEIVVARYYAQNMQYQKAIELLKPNIEFLEQQELHQQLAEIFEIISNAFEGLGDFKNALSFRKQYENKKSILDNIEIETRVNELQLEYANDLRLVAKQNEIDLLAKDHELSKSKTRVLTWITFAIISILILLLVTFWFYFTSLKQKRIIRVESEKAKQLVLDKTQLENSNLEKDISLKSKELTTTAALIVQKNELLQQLKGDLDKLIVVSNEEEGLSHFLKLRRIINGSISFEKDWTNFKAQFEQVHIDFFTKLNAAFPDLTNNDIKLCSYMHMGMSNKEIAAMFNITQESLKKRRSRLRTKMNLEPNSNIMVHLNDLFI; this is encoded by the coding sequence ATGCGTTTATTGCTTCTGATACTATTCTCTCCTATATTCCTTTTTGCTCAATCAACAGATATTGATGATTTATTAGAAAAAGTTGATGAATTAAATGGAGTTGAAAAAGCGGATGTCTTATTTGAAATTGGAAACATTTTAATGGATGAAGAATATGACGAAGCCATTATCAATTTTTCAGAAGCATACGAGTTATATGAAAAATATGAAAGCAAATACCAAATCCATTATGTTGAAGCTAAGTTAGCCTATATATATATCAAAAAAGGAGATTTTAAGCAAGCAGAAAAGTTTCTTAAACAGGCTTATCCATTTTTTATATTAATGGATAATTCCACTGATAAATGTGCCTTGTTTGATCATATGGGATTGTATTACATGTACCAATACAAATTTGATTTAGCATTGGCTTATTTTGATTCTGCTTTGACTATTAGTGAGATGTTTAAGTTTGATGAACAGAGCATGACTATTAAAGCTAATTCTGCGTTGATCTATTTGTCAACTGGGAAATTTGATGTTGCATTAGAAATGTATTATGATATTATTTCTCTTATCCCTAAAGATGATACGATAGGATTAGCAACCTTGTATTTAAATATTGGCTCATGTTATCATAATTGGGGTTTTACCGATAGTGCATTGCATTATTATGAAGAATCATTAACTATTAATGAATCAATAGATAATAACGAAAATATTGCCAAATTACTCAACAATATTGCTGTCGTTCACAAACAAAAAGCCAACTATGAGATGGCAATTGAGTATTTTCAGAAATCAATTAAGGTAAAAAAAATATTGGGAGATAACAAAGGTATTGGAAGGTCTCAAATGAATATTGGTGCTGTGTTTGGTAGTATGGGGAATTATGAAAAAGCAATAGAAATTTATCATAAATCTATTGTTATTTTAAATCAGCATAAAGAGTTTGGTTCACTAGCTCGAACTTACAACAATATAGGAAACAATAAAATTGAATTGAAGGAACTGGATAGTGCTTATTTTTATTTTAGAATGTCATTGCATTTAAGACAAAAAATTCAGGACAATAAAGGTCAGATATCATCTCTTATTTCATTGGCAGATCTATTTACCCATGAATATGATAATATCGATTCTGCTTATTTTTATGCTTCTAAAGCACTAATATTAGCAAATGAAACAAAAGATGGATATAGTAAACTTCTTGCTGAAATAGTTGTTGCACGATATTATGCTCAAAATATGCAGTATCAAAAAGCAATAGAATTGCTAAAGCCAAATATTGAATTTCTTGAGCAGCAGGAATTGCATCAGCAATTAGCAGAGATTTTTGAAATTATATCAAATGCTTTTGAAGGCTTAGGTGATTTTAAAAATGCATTATCTTTCAGAAAACAGTATGAAAACAAGAAATCTATACTAGATAATATCGAAATTGAAACACGTGTAAATGAATTACAACTTGAGTATGCAAATGATTTACGATTGGTAGCAAAACAAAATGAAATCGATTTATTGGCAAAAGATCATGAACTGAGCAAATCAAAAACAAGAGTTTTAACATGGATAACTTTTGCCATCATTTCCATATTGATATTATTGCTTGTCACATTTTGGTTTTATTTTACTTCGCTTAAACAAAAGAGGATAATTCGGGTAGAATCAGAAAAAGCAAAACAATTGGTTTTGGATAAAACACAACTTGAAAACAGCAATCTGGAAAAAGATATTTCTTTAAAAAGTAAAGAATTGACAACAACAGCCGCACTGATTGTTCAAAAAAATGAATTATTGCAGCAACTTAAAGGAGATTTGGATAAATTAATAGTTGTTTCTAATGAAGAAGAAGGCTTAAGTCATTTTTTGAAATTAAGACGTATTATTAATGGAAGCATAAGTTTTGAGAAAGATTGGACTAATTTTAAAGCCCAATTTGAGCAAGTACATATCGATTTTTTCACTAAACTAAATGCGGCTTTTCCCGATTTAACCAATAACGATATCAAACTCTGTTCTTATATGCATATGGGTATGTCGAATAAAGAAATTGCTGCCATGTTCAATATTACGCAAGAGTCTTTAAAGAAAAGGCGCTCTCGTTTGCGCACAAAAATGAATTTAGAACCCAATTCAAATATTATGG